In Terriglobia bacterium, a single window of DNA contains:
- a CDS encoding tetratricopeptide repeat protein, whose protein sequence is MKRLSVCVFLLCTLTVSVIQAKDSNSAAGYFSRAAERFAKGDVDGAIADYNIALMFDSTCALAYHNRGIAEQTKGDLGKAIADYSRAGEIDPRFVEAFYNRGNAQYGLHHLDEAAADYSKVIELNPRFAAAYINRGNARKDKMDWEGAISDYTQAISIAPRLAEGYSNRGSVYLELGELDSALADLTKAIQINPLAAEPFQNRGVALRKKGRWAEAIRDFERALAINPRFAMAYLGRGLTHLLRGKTVDAERDFEASLKLDARLKTLIEQGKREMTLQTDSRGLDSQ, encoded by the coding sequence ATGAAGCGCCTTAGTGTATGTGTATTCCTACTGTGCACCTTGACCGTCTCCGTGATCCAAGCAAAGGATTCCAATTCCGCGGCGGGTTATTTCAGCCGTGCCGCTGAGCGTTTTGCCAAAGGCGATGTGGACGGCGCCATCGCAGATTACAATATCGCTCTCATGTTTGATTCAACCTGTGCCCTGGCCTACCACAACCGGGGGATCGCGGAGCAAACCAAGGGCGATCTGGGAAAAGCGATTGCCGATTACAGCAGGGCGGGTGAGATCGATCCGCGTTTCGTTGAAGCTTTTTACAACCGCGGTAACGCCCAATACGGTCTCCATCATCTGGATGAGGCGGCGGCAGACTACAGTAAGGTCATTGAGTTGAATCCGCGCTTCGCGGCCGCATACATCAATCGAGGAAATGCCCGCAAAGACAAGATGGATTGGGAGGGGGCCATCAGCGATTACACGCAAGCCATCTCAATTGCACCCCGCCTCGCGGAAGGTTACAGCAACCGCGGGTCGGTGTACCTCGAATTGGGGGAACTGGATTCCGCCCTCGCGGACCTCACCAAGGCCATTCAAATCAACCCCCTCGCCGCGGAACCCTTTCAAAACCGCGGGGTCGCCCTGCGCAAAAAAGGCCGATGGGCCGAAGCAATCCGAGACTTTGAAAGAGCCCTTGCAATCAACCCACGCTTTGCCATGGCATACCTCGGCCGCGGATTGACCCACTTGCTTAGGGGAAAAACGGTAGACGCGGAGCGGGATTTTGAGGCATCCCTCAAGCTGGACGCTCGCCTGAAAACCCTTATTGAACAAGGCAAAAGAGAGATGACGCTGCAGACCGACAGCAGGGGGCTGGACTCTCAATAA
- a CDS encoding amidohydrolase family protein: MPEKIKAIDCMYYVATREFMEKWDRAKQGELECRMEKAIGGLPRYNSIDEMLRLMDGAGVEKVFITQCKMWSYWRKWMYMDTQLEEVLQYTEAHPHRFVGLAGYNPFRIKESLREIELAVTKHGFRGVYVHIYGFDIPLNDAKMYPLYSKCVELNVPVQMQVGHVLEAMPSDGGRPIYLDRIACDFPDLKIVGAHTGWPWVDELISVCYKWENVWFGVDAWSPKYLSPQIIQFINSRLGRDRCIWGTNGLPWEENLRQLDDLKLKDEVKRRLLRENAVELFKLE, from the coding sequence ATGCCAGAGAAGATCAAAGCCATCGATTGCATGTATTACGTTGCCACGCGCGAATTCATGGAGAAGTGGGACCGCGCTAAACAAGGCGAGCTCGAATGCCGCATGGAGAAAGCGATCGGGGGACTGCCACGCTACAACTCCATCGACGAGATGCTTCGCCTGATGGACGGCGCGGGGGTCGAAAAAGTCTTCATCACTCAGTGCAAAATGTGGTCCTACTGGCGGAAGTGGATGTACATGGACACCCAGCTCGAAGAGGTCCTCCAGTACACCGAAGCTCACCCCCACCGCTTTGTGGGGCTTGCCGGCTACAATCCTTTTCGCATCAAAGAGAGCCTGAGGGAGATTGAACTCGCTGTTACAAAACATGGCTTTAGAGGCGTCTACGTGCACATTTACGGCTTCGACATCCCTCTCAATGACGCGAAGATGTATCCGCTTTATTCCAAGTGTGTGGAGTTGAACGTTCCCGTCCAGATGCAGGTGGGGCACGTCCTGGAGGCGATGCCGAGCGACGGCGGCCGCCCCATCTACCTCGACCGCATTGCCTGCGATTTTCCGGACTTAAAGATTGTGGGCGCGCACACCGGCTGGCCCTGGGTCGACGAACTCATCTCCGTCTGTTACAAGTGGGAAAACGTCTGGTTTGGCGTCGATGCCTGGAGCCCGAAATATTTATCACCCCAAATCATCCAGTTCATCAATAGCCGCCTGGGCAGGGATCGCTGCATCTGGGGAACAAATGGGCTTCCGTGGGAGGAGAACCTGCGGCAACTCGACGACCTCAAACTGAAAGACGAAGTCAAGCGCAGGCTCCTGCGCGAGAACGCGGTTGAATTGTTCAAGCTGGAATAG
- a CDS encoding zinc-binding dehydrogenase — MKAAIFHGAHQPLALEEISTPVPKSGEVLVKVAGCGVCHTDLHYLDHDVPTFKKPPMVLGHEVSGTVAALGSGVKQFKEGDRALLPAVYGCGQCRMCRTGRENICEAMMMFGNHVDGGYAEYVIAPAKDTLPLPEGIPLVEGAIIADATTTPYHAVVNRGRVQPGDRVAVFGCGGIGLNVVQIAAAMNGHVIAVDLDDSKLKMARQLGAMTALNPKGVERVDKELRKLTGGGVDVAFEAIGNPVTQEQAFASVRTGGRVVMIGYSEKPMTLDTGRVMFRELEVIGSLGCRPVDYPRVMELVVQGKIKVVELVTALYPLEQINAAFDKLRRGEGIRSVITP; from the coding sequence ATGAAGGCTGCCATCTTCCATGGCGCGCACCAACCCCTCGCCCTTGAAGAAATCTCCACCCCCGTTCCGAAGTCCGGCGAGGTGCTTGTGAAGGTGGCCGGCTGCGGCGTGTGCCACACCGACCTTCACTACCTCGACCACGACGTCCCGACCTTCAAGAAGCCGCCCATGGTCCTGGGACATGAGGTTTCGGGGACAGTGGCAGCGCTTGGATCAGGTGTGAAGCAGTTCAAAGAGGGGGACCGGGCACTTTTGCCGGCGGTGTATGGTTGCGGGCAGTGTCGAATGTGCCGGACAGGCCGTGAAAACATCTGCGAAGCCATGATGATGTTTGGCAACCACGTGGATGGCGGCTATGCGGAGTACGTGATCGCTCCCGCCAAAGACACTTTGCCCCTGCCGGAGGGGATCCCACTCGTGGAAGGCGCGATCATTGCGGATGCGACGACCACGCCGTATCACGCCGTCGTCAATCGAGGGCGGGTGCAGCCGGGCGATCGCGTCGCCGTGTTCGGATGCGGCGGAATCGGCCTCAACGTGGTGCAGATCGCGGCCGCGATGAACGGCCATGTGATCGCGGTGGATCTCGACGACTCGAAACTGAAGATGGCGCGCCAGCTCGGCGCGATGACGGCACTGAATCCGAAGGGGGTGGAGCGGGTTGACAAGGAACTTCGCAAGCTCACCGGGGGGGGGGTGGATGTAGCGTTTGAGGCTATCGGGAATCCGGTGACCCAGGAGCAGGCGTTTGCCTCTGTGCGGACCGGCGGGCGTGTGGTGATGATCGGATACTCGGAGAAACCCATGACCCTGGATACGGGGCGAGTGATGTTTCGCGAGTTAGAGGTGATTGGCTCGCTGGGTTGCCGGCCCGTGGATTACCCGCGCGTCATGGAGTTGGTCGTTCAAGGAAAGATTAAAGTCGTTGAATTAGTCACAGCCTTATACCCTTTGGAGCAAATCAACGCGGCGTTTGACAAGCTGCGCCGGGGCGAGGGGATCCGGTCGGTGATCACTCCGTAG
- a CDS encoding response regulator, protein MDKKKLLIVDEDLQVRDLLSEEFAAQYDVLATRSMEEAMREVTFDHPHCVMLAMDLPQMGASMICKILKAMRDTESVPIILTGDKPRDASFVRAKEMGAFEYIEKPFTVEQVSKIVKSALDLPPIERRRSKRMSLKVPFVIRGKDTFDHDFEVSSVTEGVSQHGLMVRLPVRIPVGERVEVFQTEPSDSEGVAILTCARVVWNDSDGIRGPYWHGLEFLSASNGWESA, encoded by the coding sequence ATGGACAAGAAAAAATTGTTGATCGTTGATGAAGATCTTCAGGTTCGAGACCTGCTCTCCGAGGAATTTGCGGCTCAATACGACGTCCTGGCCACACGGTCGATGGAAGAGGCCATGCGGGAAGTTACCTTCGATCATCCCCATTGTGTGATGCTGGCGATGGACCTCCCGCAAATGGGCGCCTCCATGATTTGCAAGATCCTTAAGGCGATGAGGGACACCGAGTCGGTTCCCATCATTCTCACGGGTGATAAGCCGCGAGATGCCTCTTTTGTTCGGGCCAAGGAGATGGGAGCTTTCGAATATATCGAAAAGCCGTTTACCGTCGAACAGGTGTCCAAGATTGTCAAGAGCGCTTTGGACCTGCCACCCATCGAGCGGCGGCGCTCCAAGCGCATGTCATTGAAGGTCCCTTTTGTGATCCGGGGAAAAGATACCTTTGATCACGATTTCGAAGTCTCCTCCGTGACTGAAGGAGTGAGTCAGCACGGGTTGATGGTACGCCTGCCCGTGCGAATCCCGGTGGGAGAACGAGTCGAAGTATTCCAAACCGAACCCAGCGACTCCGAGGGGGTTGCCATTTTGACCTGTGCCCGGGTCGTCTGGAACGACAGCGACGGCATCCGCGGCCCTTACTGGCACGGGCTGGAATTCTTAAGCGCCTCGAACGGCTGGGAATCTGCGTAA
- a CDS encoding enoyl-CoA hydratase/isomerase family protein: MTENLQFVEWTSGDGIGRLTLKRPPLNILNIPMLREMERVLKEAGDIDTLRVLVLAAKGKLFSAGVDVADHTPDRVHEMIPLFDRVCAALGTFPVPTLAAVHAAALGGGCEIAMCCDLVIASEEASFGQPEIRLASFAPVAAVRLPSLVGYRKAAELLFTGDSVGAKEAAQMDLINRAVPPGEFESSVEQLAGKLSGLSASALRLCKEALRATTDRWGSLADMERLYLEKLMSTEDAHEGLAAFLLKRAAVWKHK; the protein is encoded by the coding sequence ATGACCGAGAATTTACAGTTCGTGGAATGGACCTCGGGTGATGGCATCGGTCGGTTGACCTTGAAGCGGCCACCCCTGAATATCCTGAACATCCCGATGCTTCGTGAGATGGAGAGAGTGTTGAAAGAGGCCGGCGACATCGACACCCTCAGGGTGCTCGTCCTCGCGGCCAAAGGAAAGCTCTTCTCCGCCGGCGTCGATGTCGCCGACCATACCCCGGATCGCGTTCACGAAATGATCCCGCTGTTCGACCGGGTGTGTGCGGCGTTGGGCACCTTCCCGGTCCCGACGCTCGCCGCGGTGCATGCAGCCGCGCTCGGCGGCGGATGTGAAATCGCGATGTGCTGCGACCTGGTGATCGCCTCCGAGGAGGCGAGCTTCGGCCAGCCCGAGATCCGGTTGGCCTCGTTCGCACCCGTGGCCGCGGTCCGATTGCCATCCCTCGTGGGATATCGCAAAGCCGCCGAATTGTTGTTTACGGGGGACTCTGTCGGTGCGAAGGAGGCCGCGCAGATGGACCTGATCAATCGGGCTGTTCCTCCCGGTGAATTTGAATCGAGCGTTGAACAACTGGCCGGAAAATTGAGCGGTTTGAGCGCCTCCGCCTTGCGCTTGTGCAAGGAGGCGTTGCGTGCGACCACCGATCGCTGGGGTTCACTCGCCGATATGGAAAGGCTGTATCTCGAAAAACTGATGTCGACCGAAGACGCGCATGAAGGACTGGCGGCATTCTTACTGAAGCGCGCGGCGGTGTGGAAACACAAATAA